One genomic region from Deltaproteobacteria bacterium encodes:
- the thiL gene encoding thiamine-phosphate kinase produces the protein MKLEELGEFPFLSRLRARVPVDPRVSLGIGDDCAALTLPGTTVITTDAMVENVHFRREWGSFYALGEKAFAANASDIAAMGATPTFALLSLAVPQDCEVQVLDEFFDGFLHAAKTDGAALIGGNMSAAPCFMVSVTLLGQAQHGVLKRAGARVGDDVYVTGTPGDAAVGLRMLQEGRDDAPARAAKARFLTPTARTAIGREVAAYGLATAMIDVSDGVLQDLGHLCGASHVAAAVEASLLPLSTCYREILGASDWSCALTGGEDYELLFSAAAGHRIALAELAETIGCPITRIGHIVPQSQGIRVYDPDGGEYVPVRAGYDHFHRA, from the coding sequence ATGAAACTCGAAGAACTGGGAGAGTTCCCTTTTTTGTCCCGCCTCCGTGCTCGGGTGCCTGTCGACCCGCGTGTGTCGTTAGGCATTGGCGATGACTGTGCGGCATTGACGCTCCCGGGAACCACAGTGATTACGACCGATGCCATGGTGGAAAACGTCCACTTCCGGCGCGAGTGGGGTTCTTTTTACGCATTAGGAGAGAAGGCGTTTGCCGCGAACGCCAGCGACATCGCTGCGATGGGAGCGACGCCCACTTTTGCCTTATTGAGCCTCGCCGTGCCGCAAGACTGTGAAGTGCAAGTCTTGGATGAGTTCTTCGATGGCTTCCTCCATGCTGCCAAGACCGACGGTGCTGCGCTGATTGGCGGCAATATGAGTGCGGCCCCTTGCTTTATGGTGTCGGTCACGTTGCTGGGACAGGCACAACATGGAGTGTTGAAACGCGCCGGTGCCCGTGTAGGCGACGACGTCTATGTGACCGGAACTCCTGGCGATGCCGCTGTAGGATTGCGCATGTTGCAAGAAGGGCGCGACGATGCTCCGGCTCGCGCAGCGAAAGCGCGTTTCCTGACGCCTACGGCGCGAACAGCGATCGGACGGGAAGTGGCCGCTTACGGGCTTGCCACCGCCATGATCGACGTGAGCGATGGAGTGCTGCAAGACTTGGGACATCTGTGTGGAGCCAGTCACGTTGCTGCGGCGGTGGAAGCGTCGTTGCTCCCGCTTTCCACGTGCTACCGCGAAATTCTTGGCGCTTCGGATTGGAGCTGTGCTCTGACGGGAGGGGAAGATTACGAACTTCTCTTCTCTGCTGCTGCAGGGCATCGCATCGCGCTGGCAGAGTTAGCCGAGACGATTGGCTGTCCGATTACGCGTATTGGGCACATCGTGCCGCAATCGCAAGGGATTCGGGTCTACGATCCGGATGGTGGCGAGTACGTCCCGGTTCGCGCGGGATACGATCACTTTCATCGGGCGTAA
- the larB gene encoding nickel pincer cofactor biosynthesis protein LarB, protein MDRTRLHDLLSCVHNGSVSVEYALDALKTLPFEDLGFAQVDHHRALRKGFPEVILGQGKTTAQIVAIAQRLNEQGQHVLITRLNGQTAAEVSAALPELRYYPDGRLGALGTPPEPPHGQGRILVVSAGTADLPVAEEAAVTAELLANTVDRLYDVGVAGLHRLLGNLEKLHAASVLIVVAGMEGALPSVIGGLVDHPVIAVPTSIGYGASFNGLAALLAMLNSCAAGITVVNIDNGFGAAAAATLMNRLSCPANANLPA, encoded by the coding sequence ATGGATCGCACTCGTCTGCACGATCTCCTGAGCTGTGTCCACAACGGAAGCGTTTCTGTCGAATACGCCCTCGACGCGCTCAAGACTCTGCCGTTTGAAGATCTCGGATTTGCGCAGGTAGATCATCACCGCGCCCTCCGCAAAGGATTTCCTGAAGTAATCTTGGGTCAAGGGAAGACCACCGCGCAGATTGTGGCCATCGCGCAACGGCTGAACGAGCAGGGACAACACGTCTTAATTACCCGCCTCAATGGGCAGACCGCTGCCGAGGTTAGCGCGGCTTTGCCGGAGTTGCGTTACTATCCTGATGGTCGTCTAGGCGCATTGGGAACGCCTCCAGAACCGCCTCACGGACAAGGGCGTATTCTCGTTGTGTCTGCCGGTACGGCGGACTTGCCGGTAGCGGAAGAAGCGGCGGTCACTGCCGAGCTGTTGGCGAATACCGTGGATCGCCTCTACGACGTCGGCGTTGCTGGCCTGCATCGACTGTTAGGCAATCTGGAAAAGCTCCACGCCGCTTCCGTTCTCATCGTCGTTGCGGGGATGGAAGGCGCGCTGCCGAGTGTCATCGGCGGATTGGTCGATCATCCGGTGATTGCCGTACCGACCAGCATCGGGTATGGGGCGAGCTTCAATGGACTCGCGGCTTTGCTCGCCATGCTGAACTCCTGCGCGGCCGGCATTACCGTGGTGAACATCGATAATGGCTTTGGCGCTGCTGCGGCAGCGACGCTGATGAATCGCCTCTCGTGCCCAGCAAACGCAAACCTTCCGGCCTGA